One Streptomyces hundungensis DNA segment encodes these proteins:
- a CDS encoding zinc-binding dehydrogenase, whose product MFAAYAARIDRDQPLSGLELGERPAPEVRPGWSLIDVRAASLNHHDVWSLRGVGITEDKLPMILGCDAAGVDQDGNEVVLHSVIGQSGHGVGPTEGRSILTEKYQGTFAEQVAVPTWNVLPKPKGMSFAEAACLPTAWLTAYRMLFTNAGVRPGDSVLVQGAGGGVATAAIVLGKAAGLRVFATSRDEHKRRRAVELGAVEAYESGARLPERVDAVIETVGAATWSHSVKSLRPGGTLVISGATSGDRPAHAELTRIFFLELKVVGSTMGTKDELEDLLAFCSATGVRPVIDEVLPLDRAREGFEKVAAGDVFGKVVLTTG is encoded by the coding sequence ATGTTCGCCGCATACGCCGCCCGCATCGACCGTGACCAGCCGCTCAGCGGCCTTGAGTTGGGGGAGCGCCCGGCCCCCGAGGTACGCCCCGGCTGGAGCCTGATCGACGTACGGGCCGCCTCCCTCAACCACCACGACGTGTGGTCGCTGCGCGGGGTCGGGATCACCGAGGACAAGCTGCCGATGATCCTCGGCTGCGACGCGGCCGGCGTCGACCAGGACGGCAACGAGGTCGTCCTGCACTCGGTGATCGGCCAGAGCGGACACGGGGTCGGCCCCACCGAGGGCCGCTCGATCCTCACCGAGAAGTACCAGGGCACCTTCGCCGAGCAGGTCGCCGTGCCCACCTGGAACGTCCTGCCCAAGCCGAAGGGGATGAGCTTCGCGGAGGCCGCCTGTCTGCCCACGGCGTGGCTGACGGCGTACCGGATGCTGTTCACCAACGCCGGGGTGCGGCCCGGGGATTCGGTCCTGGTGCAGGGGGCCGGCGGCGGTGTCGCCACGGCCGCGATCGTGCTGGGCAAGGCCGCGGGCCTACGGGTCTTCGCCACCAGCCGCGACGAGCACAAGCGCCGGCGGGCCGTGGAGCTGGGCGCGGTCGAGGCGTACGAGTCCGGGGCGCGGCTGCCGGAGCGTGTCGACGCGGTGATCGAGACGGTGGGGGCCGCGACGTGGTCGCACTCGGTCAAGTCGCTGCGTCCCGGCGGCACCCTGGTCATCTCGGGCGCCACCAGCGGCGACCGCCCCGCGCACGCCGAACTGACCCGCATCTTCTTCCTGGAGCTCAAGGTCGTCGGCTCGACGATGGGCACCAAGGACGAGCTGGAGGATCTGCTGGCGTTCTGCTCGGCGACGGGCGTACGTCCCGTGATCGACGAGGTGCTGCCGCTGGACCGGGCGCGGGAGGGCTTCGAGAAGGTGGCGGCGGGGGATGTGTTCGGGAAGGTGGTTCTCACCACGGGGTGA
- a CDS encoding NAD(P)-dependent malic enzyme, which produces MAAEIVNPRSDSSPEAYGDSVDAFDPAFALHRGGKMAVQATVPIRDKDDLSLAYTPGVAKVCSAIAENPELVHDYTWKSQVVAVVTDGTAVLGLGDIGPEASLPVMEGKAILFKQFGGVDAVPIALATTDTDEIIETVVRLAPSFGGVNLEDISAPRCFEIERRLQEALDIPVFHDDQHGTAVVTLAALRNAAKLTGRTLGDLRAVISGAGAAGVAIAKFLLEAGLGDVAVADRKGIVSSDRTDLTDVKRELAELTNKAGLSGSLETALAGADVFIGVSGGTVPEPAVASMAPGAFVFAMANPNPEVHPDIAHKYASVVATGRSDYPNQINNVLAFPGIFAGALQVRASRITEGMKIAAANALADVVGDQLAADYVIPSPFDERVAPAVTAAVAAAARAEGVARR; this is translated from the coding sequence ATGGCAGCGGAGATCGTCAATCCTCGCAGCGACAGCAGCCCGGAGGCTTACGGAGATTCCGTCGACGCCTTCGACCCGGCCTTCGCGCTCCACCGCGGCGGCAAGATGGCCGTGCAGGCCACCGTGCCGATCCGCGACAAGGACGACCTGTCCCTCGCCTACACGCCGGGCGTCGCCAAGGTGTGCAGCGCGATCGCGGAGAACCCGGAGCTGGTCCACGACTACACCTGGAAGTCGCAGGTCGTCGCCGTCGTGACGGACGGCACCGCGGTGCTCGGGCTCGGCGACATCGGCCCGGAGGCGTCCCTCCCGGTCATGGAGGGCAAGGCGATCCTCTTCAAGCAGTTCGGCGGCGTCGACGCGGTTCCGATCGCGCTCGCGACCACGGACACGGACGAGATCATCGAGACCGTGGTCCGGCTCGCCCCGTCCTTCGGTGGGGTGAACCTGGAGGACATCTCCGCCCCCCGCTGCTTCGAGATCGAGCGCCGGCTCCAGGAGGCCCTGGACATCCCGGTCTTCCACGACGACCAGCACGGCACGGCCGTCGTCACCCTGGCCGCCCTGCGCAACGCCGCGAAGCTCACCGGACGCACCCTCGGCGACCTGCGCGCGGTGATCTCCGGAGCCGGCGCGGCCGGTGTCGCCATCGCCAAGTTCCTGCTCGAAGCGGGCCTCGGCGACGTGGCGGTCGCGGACCGCAAGGGCATCGTCAGCAGCGACCGCACCGACCTCACGGACGTCAAGCGCGAACTCGCCGAGCTCACCAACAAGGCGGGCCTGAGCGGCTCCCTGGAGACCGCGCTGGCCGGCGCCGACGTCTTCATCGGCGTCTCCGGCGGTACGGTCCCCGAGCCCGCGGTCGCCTCCATGGCGCCGGGCGCCTTCGTCTTCGCGATGGCCAACCCGAACCCCGAGGTGCACCCCGACATCGCGCACAAGTACGCGTCCGTCGTGGCCACCGGCCGCTCGGACTACCCGAACCAGATCAACAACGTCCTCGCCTTCCCCGGCATCTTCGCGGGCGCCCTCCAGGTCCGGGCCTCCCGGATCACCGAAGGCATGAAGATCGCCGCGGCGAACGCGCTGGCCGACGTCGTGGGCGACCAGCTCGCCGCGGACTACGTCATCCCGTCCCCGTTCGACGAGCGGGTCGCCCCCGCGGTCACGGCGGCGGTGGCGGCCGCGGCCCGCGCCGAGGGCGTGGCCCGCCGGTAG
- a CDS encoding ABC transporter substrate-binding protein has translation MTASTTRRTTASKSRIAAVGAIAVAGALLVTGCGDQTKKGSAPESSGGASKSAPLFSKLPANIQKAGVIKIGTDATYAPMEFKEGEKIVGIDPDIAAALGKQLGVKFEFTSGTFDTLLGALPTGRYDAVMSSVSDTKARQEGLDKDGKKTGTGVDFVDYYTASTGILVKKGNPEGIKSTEDLCGKKIAVQRGTTYEQAAKDLAAKCKTDGKGELAFEPYATDAEAQTRVKAGGAVADLNDSPVAAYIAKTAGGGADFEAVANKSDAGPFGIAVDKKNTQLRDALSAALDAIIADGTYKTAIDKWGGAQGAVTKAAINGGS, from the coding sequence ATGACCGCAAGCACCACCCGCCGCACGACCGCCTCCAAGTCCCGGATTGCCGCGGTCGGCGCGATCGCGGTCGCGGGCGCGCTGCTGGTCACCGGCTGCGGTGACCAGACCAAGAAGGGCTCCGCCCCCGAGTCCTCGGGCGGCGCCTCGAAGTCCGCCCCGCTCTTCTCCAAGCTCCCCGCGAACATCCAGAAGGCCGGCGTCATCAAGATCGGTACGGACGCCACGTACGCCCCCATGGAGTTCAAGGAGGGCGAGAAGATCGTCGGCATCGACCCCGACATCGCCGCGGCCCTCGGCAAGCAGCTCGGCGTGAAGTTCGAGTTCACCAGCGGCACCTTCGACACCCTGCTCGGCGCGCTGCCGACCGGCCGCTACGACGCGGTCATGTCGTCGGTGAGCGACACCAAGGCCCGCCAGGAAGGCCTTGACAAGGACGGCAAGAAGACCGGTACGGGTGTCGACTTCGTCGACTACTACACCGCGAGCACCGGCATCCTGGTCAAGAAGGGCAACCCGGAGGGCATCAAGTCCACCGAGGACCTGTGCGGCAAGAAGATCGCCGTGCAACGCGGCACCACGTACGAGCAGGCCGCCAAGGACCTCGCCGCCAAGTGCAAGACGGACGGCAAGGGCGAGCTGGCCTTCGAGCCCTACGCCACCGACGCCGAGGCGCAGACCCGCGTCAAGGCCGGCGGCGCGGTGGCCGACCTGAACGACTCCCCGGTGGCCGCGTACATCGCGAAGACCGCGGGCGGCGGCGCCGACTTCGAGGCGGTCGCCAACAAGTCGGACGCGGGCCCCTTCGGCATCGCGGTGGACAAAAAGAACACCCAGCTGCGGGACGCCCTCTCGGCCGCGCTGGACGCGATCATCGCGGACGGCACCTACAAGACGGCCATCGACAAGTGGGGCGGCGCACAGGGCGCCGTCACCAAGGCAGCCATCAACGGCGGCTCCTGA
- a CDS encoding amino acid ABC transporter permease, which produces MTDKLDKTPSGPADAAPEQVPPDVIRAIPVRHYGRWISAVVVVAVLGALGYAFAQGNVRWATVTDKLFDPSILTGLWHTVLISVVSMAVGLILGVLFAVMRLSKNPVTSSVAWLYIWFFRGTPVYVQLLIWFNLALIFPILNLGFYKDYMTAVMTPFLAALLGLGLNEGAYMAEIVRAGIQSVDEGQTEASHALGMTQMQTMRRVVLPQSMRVIIPPTGNEFINMLKTSSLVVAVQYQDLLRSAQDVAATSFAVMEMLFVASIWYLALTSVFSVGQYYLERRFARGSLRALPPTPLERIKSNLLSLSQWRR; this is translated from the coding sequence GTGACTGACAAGCTCGACAAGACCCCCTCCGGCCCGGCGGACGCCGCGCCGGAGCAGGTCCCCCCGGACGTCATCCGGGCCATCCCGGTGCGTCACTACGGCCGCTGGATCAGCGCCGTGGTCGTCGTCGCCGTGCTCGGCGCGCTCGGGTACGCGTTCGCCCAGGGCAATGTGCGCTGGGCGACCGTGACGGACAAGCTGTTCGACCCCAGCATCCTGACCGGCCTGTGGCACACCGTGCTCATCAGCGTCGTCTCGATGGCCGTGGGTCTGATCCTCGGCGTGCTGTTCGCCGTGATGCGGCTCTCGAAGAACCCGGTGACCAGCTCGGTCGCCTGGCTGTACATCTGGTTCTTCCGCGGCACCCCGGTCTACGTACAGCTGCTGATCTGGTTCAACCTGGCGCTGATCTTCCCGATCCTCAACCTCGGGTTCTACAAGGACTACATGACCGCGGTCATGACGCCCTTCCTCGCCGCCCTGCTCGGCCTCGGTCTCAACGAGGGCGCGTACATGGCGGAGATCGTCCGGGCCGGCATCCAGTCGGTGGACGAGGGCCAGACCGAGGCTTCGCACGCGCTCGGCATGACGCAGATGCAGACCATGCGCCGCGTCGTGCTCCCCCAGTCGATGCGGGTGATCATCCCGCCGACGGGCAACGAGTTCATCAACATGCTGAAGACGTCGTCGCTGGTGGTCGCCGTCCAGTACCAGGATCTGCTGCGCAGTGCCCAGGACGTCGCCGCGACCTCGTTCGCGGTGATGGAGATGCTCTTCGTGGCATCGATCTGGTACCTGGCCCTGACCAGCGTGTTCAGCGTCGGCCAGTACTACCTGGAGCGCCGATTCGCCCGTGGTTCGCTGCGCGCCCTGCCGCCCACGCCGCTGGAGCGCATCAAGTCGAACCTGCTCTCCCTCTCCCAGTGGCGGCGGTGA
- a CDS encoding amino acid ABC transporter ATP-binding protein translates to MTAQPMVKAEGVHKSFGPAHILKGIDLEVAEGEVFCLIGPSGSGKSTFLRCINHLEQINAGRLYVDGDLVGYRQKGDKLYELKDSEVALKRRDIGMVFQRFNLFPHMTAVENVMEAPVQVKRESKAVARERALKLLDRVGLADKAGNYPSQLSGGQQQRVAIARALAMQPKLMLFDEPTSALDPELVGDVLDVMRGLAEDGMTMIVVTHEMGFAREVGDSLVFMDDGVVVEAGNPRDVLTNPQHDRTKSFLSKVL, encoded by the coding sequence ATGACTGCACAACCGATGGTCAAGGCGGAGGGCGTCCACAAGTCGTTCGGCCCCGCCCACATCCTCAAGGGCATCGACCTGGAGGTGGCCGAGGGCGAGGTGTTCTGCCTGATCGGCCCGTCCGGCTCCGGCAAGTCGACCTTCCTGCGGTGCATCAACCACCTGGAGCAGATCAACGCCGGGCGTCTTTACGTCGACGGCGATCTGGTCGGGTACCGCCAGAAGGGAGACAAGCTGTACGAGCTCAAGGACAGCGAAGTCGCCCTGAAGCGGCGGGACATCGGCATGGTCTTCCAGCGCTTCAACCTGTTCCCGCACATGACGGCCGTCGAGAACGTCATGGAGGCGCCGGTCCAGGTCAAGCGGGAGTCCAAGGCGGTGGCCCGCGAGCGGGCGCTGAAGCTGCTCGACCGCGTCGGCCTCGCCGACAAGGCGGGCAACTACCCCTCGCAGCTCTCCGGCGGCCAGCAGCAGCGCGTGGCGATCGCCCGTGCGCTCGCGATGCAGCCGAAGCTGATGCTCTTCGACGAGCCGACGTCCGCGCTCGACCCCGAGCTGGTGGGTGACGTCCTGGACGTCATGCGGGGCCTCGCCGAGGACGGCATGACGATGATCGTGGTCACCCACGAGATGGGCTTCGCGCGCGAGGTCGGCGACTCGCTGGTCTTCATGGACGACGGCGTGGTGGTCGAAGCCGGCAACCCGCGTGACGTTCTGACCAACCCTCAGCACGACCGGACGAAGTCGTTCCTGTCGAAGGTGCTGTAG
- a CDS encoding class I SAM-dependent methyltransferase: MAGAGTSTDWRGWQDSWDRQQEWYMPDREERFRVMLDMVEACVGPAPRVLDLACGTGSITDRLLKRFPEAVSTGVDLDPALLAIAEGTFAGDDRVTFVTADLKDPHWVRSLPYDSYDAVLTATALHWLHSEPLAALYGQIAQLVRDGGVFMNADHMIDPTTPRINAAERAHRHAQMDRAKAGGALDWAEWWALAAKDPALAAPTAKRYEIYGEHADGDMPAAAWHAETLRAAGFAEARPVWASPSDTLLLALK, translated from the coding sequence GTGGCGGGAGCCGGGACGAGCACCGACTGGCGGGGCTGGCAGGACAGCTGGGACCGCCAGCAGGAGTGGTACATGCCGGACCGGGAGGAGCGCTTCCGGGTCATGCTCGACATGGTCGAGGCCTGCGTCGGTCCCGCGCCGCGCGTGCTCGACCTCGCGTGCGGTACGGGGAGTATTACGGACCGGCTCCTCAAGAGGTTCCCGGAGGCCGTCAGCACCGGGGTGGATCTGGACCCGGCGCTCCTCGCCATCGCCGAGGGCACCTTCGCCGGGGACGACCGGGTCACCTTCGTGACCGCCGACCTGAAGGACCCGCACTGGGTCCGGTCGCTTCCGTACGACTCCTACGACGCCGTGCTCACCGCGACCGCCCTGCACTGGCTGCACAGCGAGCCGCTCGCCGCGCTCTACGGGCAGATCGCCCAACTCGTCCGGGACGGCGGCGTGTTCATGAACGCCGACCACATGATCGACCCGACGACCCCGCGCATCAACGCCGCCGAACGCGCCCACCGGCACGCCCAGATGGACCGTGCCAAGGCCGGCGGCGCCCTCGACTGGGCCGAGTGGTGGGCGCTGGCCGCCAAGGACCCGGCCCTCGCCGCCCCCACCGCCAAGCGGTACGAGATCTACGGCGAGCACGCCGACGGCGACATGCCCGCGGCCGCCTGGCACGCCGAGACGCTGCGCGCGGCCGGCTTCGCCGAGGCCCGCCCGGTGTGGGCCTCGCCCTCGGACACCCTGCTCCTCGCCCTCAAGTAG
- a CDS encoding CGNR zinc finger domain-containing protein: MELAYYSDYAVRLVNTEEPARNKDALTSVDAVRELFGGNKSAARRATDADVTRFRSVRARLRAVFEAADRGEEVQAVDLLNSLLLEFPVSPQVSGHEHRDEDDRPLWHMHLADHPSNATAGYAAIASMGLAFHLTEYGVDRLGLCQAAPCRNAYLDTSTNRSRRYCSDRCATRANVAAYRARKRLETDRSESTGRTEASAQDAT, from the coding sequence GTGGAACTGGCCTATTACTCGGACTATGCCGTGCGTCTGGTCAACACCGAGGAGCCGGCCCGCAACAAGGACGCGCTGACCTCGGTCGACGCGGTGCGCGAACTGTTCGGCGGAAACAAGTCGGCGGCCCGGCGGGCCACGGACGCGGATGTGACGCGTTTCCGTTCGGTACGGGCCCGGCTGCGGGCGGTCTTCGAGGCGGCCGACCGCGGCGAGGAGGTCCAGGCGGTGGACCTGCTCAACTCGCTGCTCCTGGAATTCCCCGTCAGCCCCCAGGTCTCGGGCCATGAGCACCGGGACGAGGACGACCGTCCGCTGTGGCACATGCACCTCGCCGACCACCCGTCGAACGCGACGGCGGGCTACGCGGCGATCGCCTCCATGGGGCTCGCCTTCCACCTCACCGAGTACGGCGTGGACCGGCTCGGCCTGTGCCAGGCCGCACCCTGCCGCAACGCCTATCTCGACACCTCGACCAACCGCTCGCGCCGCTACTGCTCGGACCGCTGCGCGACCCGGGCCAACGTGGCCGCCTACCGGGCCCGCAAGCGCCTGGAGACCGACCGGTCGGAGAGCACCGGCCGCACCGAGGCGAGCGCCCAGGACGCCACATAG
- the sodX gene encoding nickel-type superoxide dismutase maturation protease, which translates to MTDEGREPSALLGIAEVLGTSMVPTLLHGDQLLVHYGAELRAGDVAVLRHPLQQDLLIVKRLMELREGGWWVLGDNTDDEAVDSRAFGAVPVDLVLGRVRGRFRPMTAGRRRTLGYVASWALASVRPVLSDRSVSRRLRAR; encoded by the coding sequence ATGACGGATGAGGGGCGGGAGCCGAGCGCGCTGTTGGGGATCGCCGAGGTCCTGGGGACCTCGATGGTTCCCACGCTGCTGCACGGGGACCAGCTGCTGGTGCACTACGGGGCCGAGTTGCGGGCCGGGGACGTGGCGGTGCTGCGCCACCCCCTGCAACAGGACCTGCTCATCGTCAAGCGCCTGATGGAGCTGCGCGAGGGCGGCTGGTGGGTGCTCGGCGACAACACCGACGACGAGGCCGTGGACAGCAGGGCGTTCGGCGCGGTGCCGGTCGACCTGGTGCTGGGCCGGGTGCGCGGGCGGTTCCGGCCGATGACGGCCGGGCGCCGGCGCACCCTCGGCTATGTGGCGTCCTGGGCGCTCGCCTCGGTGCGGCCGGTGCTCTCCGACCGGTCGGTCTCCAGGCGCTTGCGGGCCCGGTAG
- the sodN gene encoding superoxide dismutase, Ni has protein sequence MLSRLFAPKVKVSAHCDLPCGVYDPAQARIEAESVKAVQEKFQANEDAHFRARAVVIKEQRAELAKHHVSVLWSDYFKPPHFEKYPELHQLVNDTLKALSAAKASTDPATGQKALDLIAEIDRIFWETKKA, from the coding sequence ATGCTTTCCCGCCTGTTTGCCCCCAAGGTGAAGGTCAGCGCGCACTGCGACCTGCCCTGCGGCGTGTACGACCCGGCCCAGGCCCGCATCGAGGCGGAGTCGGTCAAGGCCGTGCAGGAGAAGTTCCAGGCCAACGAGGACGCGCACTTCCGTGCCCGTGCCGTGGTCATCAAGGAGCAGCGTGCCGAGCTCGCCAAGCACCACGTCTCGGTGCTGTGGAGCGACTACTTCAAGCCGCCGCACTTCGAGAAGTACCCGGAGCTGCACCAGCTGGTCAACGACACCCTGAAGGCCCTCTCGGCCGCCAAGGCGTCGACCGACCCGGCGACGGGCCAGAAGGCGCTCGACCTCATCGCCGAGATCGACCGCATTTTCTGGGAGACCAAGAAGGCCTGA
- a CDS encoding GntR family transcriptional regulator: protein MLFRVDPASPQPLGDQIAASVRRALAEGTVTPGERLPSARSLADSLGVNLHTVLRGYQRLREEGLIELRRGRGAVVVDDPGTRGRAALLLKVRELVERARELGLTEDEVVGLVREGLA from the coding sequence ATGCTCTTCCGTGTGGACCCCGCCTCGCCCCAGCCGCTCGGCGACCAGATCGCGGCCTCGGTGCGCCGGGCGCTGGCCGAGGGCACGGTGACCCCGGGCGAACGCCTCCCGTCCGCCCGCTCGCTCGCCGACTCCCTCGGCGTCAACCTCCATACGGTGCTGCGGGGTTACCAGCGCCTGCGCGAGGAGGGGCTGATCGAACTCCGCCGGGGCCGCGGCGCGGTCGTCGTGGACGACCCCGGCACACGCGGCCGGGCGGCCCTGCTGCTGAAGGTGCGCGAACTGGTCGAACGCGCACGGGAGTTGGGGCTCACGGAGGACGAGGTCGTGGGGCTGGTGCGGGAGGGCCTGGCCTGA
- a CDS encoding DUF1648 domain-containing protein: MNRFRYRTTALAVLPFLLALAVDLVAYALLRDRLPDRLASHFTGNGQSDDTQSRGSYLIAALALHLGLGAVWGLLAYAAKPAARGLRATLAGGYATAGLVGYLLVAVLVANADATDPARVRLPWWQIAVGAGVGALATALGLLLMTLLGPAPAAPEPSPVPGEPPRLDLAEGETAGWMRRAPSRVLLVVGAALIAAGVALLSTVGASPAIGVLVGGLACLAFSCPYVTVDRHGLTARPTALPWPRIRVPVSDVDSAVSRDVKILAEYGGWGYRVRPGGSGLMLRSGEAIVVRRRNGREFAVTVDDSVTGAALLNTLAGREGAKRR; encoded by the coding sequence GTGAACCGTTTCCGATACCGCACGACGGCGTTGGCCGTGCTGCCGTTCCTGCTCGCCCTGGCCGTCGACCTGGTGGCCTACGCGCTTCTGCGCGACCGGTTGCCGGACCGGCTGGCCAGTCACTTCACGGGCAACGGCCAGTCCGACGACACGCAGAGCCGCGGCTCCTACCTGATCGCCGCCCTCGCGCTGCACCTCGGCCTCGGCGCGGTGTGGGGCCTGTTGGCGTACGCCGCGAAACCCGCGGCGCGCGGACTGCGGGCAACACTCGCCGGCGGATACGCGACGGCGGGGCTCGTCGGCTATCTGCTCGTCGCGGTGCTGGTCGCCAACGCGGACGCCACCGACCCCGCGCGGGTGCGGTTGCCCTGGTGGCAGATCGCCGTCGGGGCGGGCGTCGGCGCGCTGGCGACAGCCCTCGGCCTGCTGCTCATGACCCTGCTCGGGCCCGCCCCGGCGGCGCCCGAACCGTCTCCCGTACCGGGGGAGCCGCCGCGGCTCGACCTCGCCGAGGGGGAGACCGCCGGATGGATGCGCAGGGCGCCGTCCCGTGTACTGCTCGTCGTCGGGGCGGCGCTGATCGCCGCGGGAGTGGCCCTGCTGTCCACGGTGGGCGCGTCCCCGGCGATCGGCGTCCTGGTGGGCGGCCTGGCGTGCCTCGCCTTCTCCTGCCCGTACGTCACCGTCGACCGGCACGGCCTGACCGCACGGCCGACCGCGCTGCCCTGGCCCCGGATCCGGGTGCCGGTGTCCGACGTGGACAGCGCGGTGAGCCGGGACGTCAAGATCCTGGCCGAATACGGCGGTTGGGGCTATCGCGTACGACCCGGCGGCTCGGGGCTCATGCTGCGCTCCGGTGAGGCGATCGTCGTACGACGCAGAAACGGCCGGGAGTTCGCCGTGACGGTGGACGACTCGGTGACGGGCGCCGCGCTCCTGAACACCCTGGCCGGCCGCGAAGGAGCCAAGCGCCGATGA
- a CDS encoding DUF6304 family protein — protein sequence MTPQSWAGWYRDRLGSEALTITTDGTQLRTRIRGVDFAGASFDSLGPVPGIPAESGAFALDGGNLRDFVLEWDMPVPIASDDGAVQQATLSCLLSLKPPEPDLGVALHFGGAVYASGRAELDFGSVLDDIRRQLPSGASLQPSLLDAI from the coding sequence ATGACACCACAGTCATGGGCGGGTTGGTACCGGGACCGCCTAGGATCAGAAGCGCTGACGATCACCACTGACGGGACGCAACTGCGGACCCGGATCAGGGGGGTCGACTTCGCCGGAGCGAGCTTCGACTCGCTCGGCCCGGTGCCGGGGATACCGGCGGAGAGCGGCGCGTTCGCGCTCGACGGCGGGAACCTCCGTGACTTCGTACTCGAATGGGACATGCCCGTGCCCATCGCCTCCGACGACGGGGCGGTCCAGCAGGCCACCCTCAGCTGTCTGCTCTCCCTGAAGCCGCCGGAGCCCGACCTCGGGGTCGCCCTGCACTTCGGGGGAGCGGTGTACGCCAGCGGACGGGCCGAGCTCGACTTCGGCTCGGTACTCGACGACATCCGGCGCCAACTGCCCTCCGGCGCAAGCCTCCAGCCGTCCCTCCTGGACGCGATCTGA
- a CDS encoding dihydrofolate reductase family protein, producing MRKLSYFIGMSLDGYIAGPDGEIQFLLDQVSPAYLEYLKTEWPETLATPGRQYFGCDDAENTRYDTVLMGRATYALGLKDGVVDPYAHLSTYVFSRSLTQPPHASVQLVTGDPVAKVRELKRRDGLGIWLCGGGDLAGQLAEEIDELVIKTYPVLAGAGIRMVSGEFAARQFELIESRSFDNGAVVAKYARKR from the coding sequence TTGCGCAAGCTCTCGTATTTCATCGGTATGTCCCTCGACGGGTACATCGCAGGCCCCGATGGCGAGATCCAGTTCCTGTTGGACCAGGTCTCCCCGGCGTACCTCGAGTATCTGAAGACCGAATGGCCGGAAACGCTCGCGACCCCCGGCCGGCAGTACTTCGGCTGCGACGACGCGGAGAACACCCGCTACGACACCGTCCTAATGGGCCGGGCCACCTACGCCCTGGGGCTCAAGGACGGCGTGGTCGACCCGTACGCCCACCTCTCGACGTACGTTTTCTCCCGCAGCCTCACCCAACCCCCGCACGCGAGCGTCCAGTTGGTTACGGGCGACCCCGTGGCCAAGGTGCGCGAGCTGAAGCGCCGGGACGGCCTCGGCATCTGGCTCTGCGGCGGGGGCGACCTCGCCGGTCAGCTGGCCGAGGAGATCGACGAGCTGGTCATCAAGACCTATCCGGTGCTGGCGGGCGCCGGAATCCGGATGGTGTCGGGTGAATTCGCCGCCCGCCAGTTCGAGTTGATCGAGTCAAGATCGTTCGACAACGGGGCGGTCGTGGCGAAGTACGCAAGGAAGCGGTAA
- a CDS encoding TetR/AcrR family transcriptional regulator yields MVRNPERRTALVDSAIEVLAREGARGLTFRAVDAEAGVPAGTSSNYFSSRDDLFTQAGRHIHVRMAPDPAEVAEAMRPGPSRELVASLTHWVVRRMTAERTGYLAMLELRLEATRRPALRAELTRALRADLEANIRFHVDSGLPGDADTVRLLYLAVNGLLVEAFTLPGMFGEEETAEQSSTEGELAGSGSPDPGIARLVRLIVDRIVPT; encoded by the coding sequence GTGGTCAGAAACCCCGAACGGCGAACCGCCCTCGTGGACTCAGCGATCGAAGTGCTCGCACGCGAAGGGGCACGTGGCCTCACCTTTCGCGCCGTCGACGCGGAGGCGGGCGTCCCCGCGGGCACCTCGTCCAACTACTTCAGCAGCCGGGACGATCTGTTCACCCAGGCCGGTCGGCACATCCACGTCCGCATGGCCCCGGACCCGGCCGAGGTGGCCGAGGCGATGCGGCCGGGCCCCTCGCGCGAACTGGTCGCCTCGCTGACGCACTGGGTGGTGCGGCGCATGACCGCCGAGCGCACCGGCTATCTGGCCATGCTGGAGCTGCGCCTGGAGGCCACTCGCCGGCCCGCGCTACGGGCGGAGCTGACCCGCGCCCTGCGCGCGGACCTGGAGGCCAACATCCGGTTCCATGTGGACTCCGGCCTGCCGGGCGACGCCGACACCGTCCGACTGCTGTACCTCGCCGTGAACGGGCTGCTCGTGGAGGCCTTCACCCTGCCGGGGATGTTCGGCGAGGAGGAGACGGCCGAACAGAGCTCGACAGAGGGCGAGTTGGCGGGTTCCGGGTCGCCCGATCCCGGGATTGCCCGACTCGTACGTCTCATCGTCGACCGCATCGTGCCCACCTGA